The nucleotide window CCGAACTTCGTCCGGTCCACCGATCCGGAGGACATCGCCTTCAACCGCTGGCTCGAAGAGGCCCAGGATATCCTCACCGCCGATGCCATCATCTTCAACACCTTCTATGACTTCGAGGCTGAAGTCCTGGACACGGTTGCCTCCGTGTTCCCCAAGAACAACATTTACAACTTGGGACCACTCACCACTCTCTGCAAGACCTTGCCGGCAAGCGAAGACGCCTCAACTCGGCCGAGCCTGTGGAAGGAGAATACCGAGTGCCTGAACTGGCTCGACGCCCAAAAGCCCGACTCTGTCATCTACATCAACTTCGGCAGCATTGCCGTCATGACGGCTGACGATTTCGACGAGTTTGCTTGGGGTTTGGCAAATAGCGGTCACCCGTTTTTGTGGATTGTACGGCCGGATGTTGTGAAGGGAAAATACTCAGCGACTTTGTCGGATGAGTTTCTGGAAGCCACAAAAGATCGTGGCGTGATAGCCCGATGGTGCCCTCAGGAGAAGGTGCTTGCACACCCTTCTGTGGGGACATTTTTGACCCACAGCGGGTGGAATTCCACTCTGGAGGGGATATGCGGTGGGGTCTCCATGCTTTGTTGGCCGTTTTTCGCCGAGCAGCAGGTGAACTGTAGGTACGCGTGTACAACATGGGGGATTGGGATGGAGATTAGTACTAATGTGAAGAGAGGGGAGTTGGAGAGTTTGGTTAAGGAGATGATGGAAGGGGAGAAAGGGAAGGTGATGAGGAACAAGGCGGTGGAGTGGAAGAAGAAATCGGAGATTGCTTGCAGTGTTAAGGGAGGGTCGTCTTACGCGGATTTGGAGCGATTCGTTGAGTTCGTCCTCAACTTATCGGTCAAGGGTTGATTTCATGATCGAGGTGACATGCATGCATGATGGTGGATGGTGTATAATTTGATGTGCTGGCAATAATATTTAGGGTTAATTAAAGCAAATTAATTAATGTGTAATTGGCCTGCTCCAATATGGCGGGAGTGATTAAGTTTGTTGTTGGCCCGAGTCCTGAAATGCGGGCGCTTGAATAAGGTTTGTATTTATGAATTTTAATgagataaataaaaattattcagtATGGGCACGTATATGATCATTGGATTCTTATTGTTTATTGAAGGGGAAATGCCATTGAATTCAGAGATGAGGATTCAGTCATGATGGAGCTAGTTATTCAATTAATCAACAATGTGTTTTTAGTCTTATTCTTTTGGTTATTGTCCAAGATTTTACAACTAGACCATCCATTGTGTGGCAGATGCCGCTTTGTTATTATCTTAGAGTATCTTTAGCAGATTCTCTattgtggctccttagctattttggagagtatgtttagctttttatctattttagcagctgcattagactcctaagtggctctctattataacttttagctaacTCGGGATaaagctctctataatttaaaacattcattttaagttattttatgtaatttataaatacatttaaactatttaatatttatttaaaaaataatataaattcaaaactagttaaaatagagagtatTGATGCAGCGTATTTCTAAattggctagctaaaatgactttttagctactttagcac belongs to Rosa chinensis cultivar Old Blush chromosome 4, RchiOBHm-V2, whole genome shotgun sequence and includes:
- the LOC112198057 gene encoding 7-deoxyloganetin glucosyltransferase; protein product: MGSIQAEPVAVPHVVCIPFPAQGHVNPFMNLAKLLHARGFHITMVYTEFNHARLLKSKGSEALQNSPGFRFETIPDGVPPSNPDATQSVTELLYYTKKHSVVPLRDLIVKLNSNPDLPPVSCIISDGIMAFGIKVARELGIPVVQFWTASTCGLVAYMQFVELVKRGIFPLKDEKNVTNGYLENTTLEWIPGMKHMRLKDMPNFVRSTDPEDIAFNRWLEEAQDILTADAIIFNTFYDFEAEVLDTVASVFPKNNIYNLGPLTTLCKTLPASEDASTRPSLWKENTECLNWLDAQKPDSVIYINFGSIAVMTADDFDEFAWGLANSGHPFLWIVRPDVVKGKYSATLSDEFLEATKDRGVIARWCPQEKVLAHPSVGTFLTHSGWNSTLEGICGGVSMLCWPFFAEQQVNCRYACTTWGIGMEISTNVKRGELESLVKEMMEGEKGKVMRNKAVEWKKKSEIACSVKGGSSYADLERFVEFVLNLSVKG